From a region of the Lactuca sativa cultivar Salinas chromosome 4, Lsat_Salinas_v11, whole genome shotgun sequence genome:
- the LOC128133600 gene encoding uncharacterized protein LOC128133600 — protein sequence MVSDDSGEAFYSEGGHGSEDSGDDDDDSEYNVDESNIQFDVDVDMSEFHNAVDVDEHGILNNHSKDDEIGVVDFDDELEVIATDDYQFAGFHEDDRKRLLKELSKSSTCSHGEVHVKPFQTGQVFKTKVDVKNYMNSHAVATRRSLYLAKNDKIRIRVKCKGVVSKPSTGVDGGGPSTRSRAKCMGKDVIANKGTCPWAVQISRANENQDWLVKTVQDEHKCLQTRAVKACISRYVANLIVQQIQSNPKIPVKALHEELCKKLEVGMSLQKVARAKSMAERIISGDYQVQYGFLRDYLLELLNTNPGALKLGFKYRLRDFLGLDGTFMKGPYPGQVLTAVGLDSNNDIYPVAYEVVETESTSSWTWFLELLGEDLDLGPNSNFTFISDRQKGIIPAMEKVFPSAEHRFCLRHIQENMKKQWKGKDLSDQLWECGRATTVNHFNRAMDELKKINAEAHAWLDEGRDKPIITCLEYIREYLMKRLCVVQKEIDKCEGLLTPTATILFEKIKADASKYVPKYNGAGKYQVASTWQDQYVVNLNDQSCSCRFWEITGFLCRHAVCAIWDKIENGENAPHVDEWFHPCYRLSTWKAMYFNKIDPLNGRTMWPKSDCPFTLLPPKHKTQLGRPKKKIRRGVDEPNSQAGRLSRKYLAVTCSKCHNKGHNSRTCKGQGGSGEVGGG from the exons ATGGTGAGTGATGATAGTGGAGAGGCTTTCTACTCTGAGGGTGGCCATGGTTCTGAGGATAGTGGAGATGATGACGATGACAGTGAATACAATGTGGATGAGTCTAACATACAATTTGATGTAGATGTAGACATGAGTGAATTCCATAATGCTGTTGATGTAGATGAACATGGAATCTTGAACAATCATTCAAAAGATGATGAGATTGGAGTGGTTGACTTTGATGATGAGTTGGAAGTTATTGCCACTGATGATTATCAATTTGCAGGATTTCATGAAGATGATAGGAAGAGACTGCTAAAAGAGTTGAGTAAGTCAAGTACATGCTCACATGGAGAGGTTCATGTTAAACCATTTCAGACTGGTCAGGTCTTCAAAACCAAGGTTGATGTTAAAAACTACATGAACTCACATGCTGTAGCAACAAGGAGGTCTTTATACCtagccaaaaatgacaaaattcgGATTAGGGTGAAATGTAAAGGTGTTGTAAGTAAGCCTTCTACAGGAGTTGATGGTGGTGGGCCCTCAACCAGAAGTAGGGCAAAGTGCATGGGTAAAGATGTAATTGCTAATAAAGGTACATGTCCATGGGCAGTCCAAATATCGAGGGCTAATGAAAATCAGGATTGGTTGGTGAAAACAGTACAGGATGAGCATAAATGTTTGCAAACAAGGGCGGTTAAAGCTTGCATTTCCAGATACGTAGCTAACTTAATTGTTCAACAAATACAGAGTAACCCTAAAATTCCAGTGAAAGCTTTACACGAAGAGTTGTGCAAGAAACTGGAGGTAGGAATGTCATTGCAAAAGGTTGCTAGGGCAAAGTCAATGGCTGAGCGTATTATTAGTGGGGACTACCAAGTACAGTATGGATTTTTGAGGGATTATTTGTTGGAGCTACTCAACACTAATCCTG GTGCATTGAAGTTAGGATTCAAATATAGATTAAGAGATTTTCTAGGTCTGGATGGTACTTTCATGAAGGGCCCTTACCCTGGGCAAGTGTTAACTGCTGtagggttggactcaaacaatgaCATATACCCTGTAGCATATGAAGTGGTAGAGACAGAATCAACAAGTAGCTGGACCTGGTTCTTGGAACTGTTAGGAGAAGATCTGGATTTGGGACCAAATTCAAACTTTACCTTCATTTCAGATAGACAAAAG GGAATAATACCAGCAATGGAGAAGGTATTCCCTAGTGCAGAACACAGGTTCTGTTTGAGGCATATCCAAGAAAACATGAAGAAACAATGGAAAGGAAAAGACTTAAGTGACCAACTTTGGGAGTGTGGTAGAGCAACAACAGTCAATCATTTTAACAGAGCAATGGATGAGTTAAAGAAGATCAATGCAGAGGCTCATGCTTGG CTAGATGAAGGTAGGGATAAACCTATTATCACTTGCTTAGAGTATATTAGAGAGTATCTCATGAAGAGGTTATGTGTGGTGCAAAAGGAAATAGATAAGTGTGAAGGACTTCTAACCCCTACTGCAACTATATTGTTTGAAAAGATTAAGGCTGATGCATCAAAGTATGTGCCTAAATACAATGGGGCAGGGAAGTACCAAGTGGCAAGCACATGGCAAGACCAATATGTGGTAAACTTGAATGATCAAAGTTGCAGTTGTAGGTTTTGGGAGATTACAGGTTTCCTATGTAGACATGCTGTTTGTGCTATATGGGACAAAATTGAAAATGGTGAAAATGCCCCACATGTTGATGAATGGTTCCATCCTTGCTATAGGTTATCAACATGGAAAGCCATGTATTTCAACAAAATTGATCCATTGAATGGACGTACAATGTGGCCTAAAAGTGACTGCCCATTCACTTTACTTCCACCAAAACATAAGACACAG CTTGGGAGGCCTAAGAAGAAGATAAGGAGGGGTGTTGATGAGCCAAACAGCCAAGCTGGTAGATTGAGCAGGAAATATTTGGCAGTCACttgttcaaagtgtcataacaaaGGGCACAATTCCAGAACTTGTAAAGGGCAGGGAGGCAGTGGTGAAGTTGGAGGGGGCTGA